The region CGGATGGCATTTATCCCTGGGATACCCGGCAAATTGAAGTTAAACAGGGAACAGCCCGATTACCTGATGGAACCCTATCTGGAACTACGCTGGGATTACTCGTGGGGGTGCAAAACCTGGTAGAGTGGGAAATTTGTAGTGTAGAACAAGCGATCGCGCTGGCAACAGTGGCTCCTCGACGGGCGATCGGTATATCAACCGATTACGTGGGTCAACCTGCGAACTTACTCCGCTGGCATCAGCGTGAAACAGGCGAATTAGAATGGGAGCGATTATTTGCGTAACAATGCCGTCACAATGGTAGTGATGCTTACCATTGCCAACAAGCCAAATACCAGGTTCACCACCCATTGCGTCGCTTGCTGAAAGGCATTAGAGCAAATGCTTAATGCCTTTGACTCTTCCCGATATTGTCGGATTGCTTCATAAGTTGCTTTAGATTCTTCCCGCAATTGCCGAATCACCTCAGTATTTTCCTGAGAAATGCGAGACGCTTCTTTCAGCGTTTCAGCAATTTCATCCTGCATTTCATCCGTCCAACGTTCGACCAGCATCTCAATTCCTGGATTGCGGCTCTACTCAGAATCCCAAATCCTAGCTCAACTCCCGTTTCTGTAGTGTCCAAAACTCGGTAGGATGAACACTGTTGCAATCAACCGATCAAAACAGCTTTATGACTGCACTCGACGATAAGACCATTGTCCGAGAATACTTCAACACTAAAGGATTCGATCGCTGGCGCAATATTTACGGCGATGGCGAAGTTAACAAAGTCCAATTAGATATCCGTGTAGGACATCAGCAAACCGTCGATACCTTGCTGAGCTGGTTCAATGACGATGGGAATCTATCTCAACTGACAGTTTGTGATGCAGGTTGCGGCGTAGGCAGCCTCAGCATTCCTCTGGCAAAAGCGGGCGCAACGGTTTTTGCCAGCGACATTTCCGAGAAAATGGTGGGTGAAGCCAGAAGTCGGGCGACTGAAGTATTGGGCAACGCCAACAATCTCACCTTTACCGTGCAAGATTTGGAAACCATCTCTGGTAAGTATCACACAGTCGTTTGTCTGGATGTATTAATTCACTATCCCCAAGATAAAGCTGCTGAAATGATTCAGCATTTGAGCTCCCTGGCAGAATCTCGCCTGATCCTTAGCTTTGCGCCCAAAACAGTGTTCTACCAGGTGTTGAAAAAAGTAGGTGACTTCTTCCCAGGACCCAGCAAAGCCACTCGCGCCTATCTTCACAGTGAACGAGATGTTGTTCGCATTTTGGAAACTCAAGGCTGGAAGATTGCCCGTAGTACGATGACCAAAACGCGATTCTACTTCTCTCGCATGTTAGAGGCAACTCGCTAACTGGTAAGCTGTTGACTAACCTAGATAGCAGCGTTGGTGCTAGCGCTAACGACGAGATTAGCAATCCAGCAAGTGTTTAAGAATAGCTACACACTTCATACCGACTATTGTTTAGCAGAGAGTGTCATCAGTTGAGATTGCTTGCTTCGGTTGATTATAGTGACAGAAATGAACTGGTTACTCTCCTCACCGTATGGCGCAAATTTTTCTAACGATCGCGGCAATTTTGGGTGCTCTGTCAGTGGGGACGGGTGCTTTCGGTGCCCATGCTTTGCGAGCACAGATCAGCGATCGCACCCTGGAAATCTTTGAAACAGGGGTTCGCTATCAGATGTATCATGCGCTGGCTCTGCTGTCGGTAGGAATTTTGTTGAGCCGCGCTGAACAGATTCCACCAACCTTGCCCTTCTCAGGCTTTGCCTTCATCATTGGCATCGTGCTCTTCTCTGGCAGCCTCTATGCCCTTAGTCTTAGCGGAGTCAAGTGGTTAGGTGCCATCACCCCTTTGGGTGGTGCTTTTTTCATCATCGGCTGGGCGTGCTTAGCAATCGCAACCTTTCAATATAAGTAAGTAGGGAAATCCGAAGCTTGCGAGTGTGGACAACTCCCTTACTACAATAGGGATCGCTTGCCGAAACTAAAAAGTAGCAATCGAAAAACGTCCTAAATCCTTGGAGCGACCCCATGACAACTGTTCTGGAAAAGGGCAACATTAGCATCCATACAGAAAATATTTTTCCCATTATCAAAAAGTGGCTGTATTCAGACCACGAGATTTTTCTACGAGAACTGGTATCCAATGCGGTAGACGCCATTCAAAAGCTGAAAATGGTCTCCCACTCTGGTGAGTACTCAGGTGACTTGGGCGATCCCGAAATTGTGATCACGCTGGACAAGGAAGCTAAAACCCTGTCTGTGTCCGATACAGGCATTGGCATGACTGCCGATGAAGTGAAGAAGTACATTAACCAGGTAGCATTTTCCAGTGCAGAAGAATTTGTTGAAAAGTACAAAGCCAATACGGATCAGCAAATTATTGGGCATTTTGGATTGGGCTTTTACTCCTCCTTCATGGTGGCAAGCCGGGTTGAGATTGATACCCTGTCTTACCAGGTTGGAGCACAAGCTGTTCACTGGTCTTGTGATGGCACCACCGAATTTGAACTAACTGATTCTGCCCGTTCCACACGCGGCACCACTGTTACGCTGCACCTGATGGATGAGGAGCAAGAATATCTGGAGCCGTATCGTGTGCGATCGCTCATCACTAAATATTGCGACTTCATGCCCTTCCCTATCAAGCTAGCGGTGAAAGAGCCACCCAAAGCAGAGGAAGCCAAGGAAGGTGAACCCCCAACCGAATCTAAAGCCCCCGAACAAATTAATCGTCAAAAAGCACCCTGGAAAGAGTCGCCCAACTCCCTCAGCAAAGAAGACTATCTGGAGTTCTATCGTTATCTCTATCCCTTTCAAGAAGAGCCACTGCTTTGGGTTCATCTCAACACCGACTATCCCTTCGTCGTCAACGGCATCCTCTACTTCCCCAAGCTCAAACCTGATGTGGACGTGACCAAAGGGCAAATCAAGCTCTTCTGTAATCAGGTGTTTGTCAGCGACAACTGCGAAGAAGTGATTCCCAAGTTTTTGCTGCCTTTGCGGGGCGTCATCGATAGCGTGGATATTCCGCTCAATGTGTCGCGCAGTTTTTTGCAGAACGATCGCACAGTGCGCCGCATTGCCGATTACATCGCTAAGAAAGTTGGCGATCGCCTGAAAGAACTTTATCGCGACGATCGGGATCAATACGTTCGGTCCTGGCAAGACCTCGGCACCTTCGTCAAGTTCGGCTCTATGAACGACGACAAGTTCAAGAAACAGGTCGAGGATATTCTCATCTATCGCACAACCTGGGCAGGCAGCACAGAATCAGGAGAATCACCCAAAGTTGAGGTGCAATCAACCGAAGGGGATGTCTGGCAAGATGTTTCCTCCTCATCTTCCTCAACCTCTTCATCTTCTTCAACCTCTCCCACCTACACCACCCTCAAAGAATACCTGGAGCGCAACAAAACCCGTCACGAAAACCGCGTCTTCTACTGCAACGATGAAGTGACTCAAGCAACCTACGTTGAGTTGCACAAGCAACAGGGACTAGAAGTACTGTTCATGGATTCGTTCATTGATACACATTTCATTAGTTTCCTGGAACGGGAATATCCAGAGGTCAAATTCTCGCGAGTCGATGCTGACCTGGATGACACGCTGATTGACAAAGAGAAAGACTCTGAAATTGTTGATCCAGCTACAAATAAAACTCGCAGCGAGACGATTAAGGAATTGTTTGAGAAATCTCTCAATAAACCCAAAGTCACGATTCGCACAGAAGCCTTGAAAGCTAGCGATGATGCGCCTCCAGCCGTTGTACTTTTGCCAGAAAACTTGCGTCGGATGCGGGAAATGATGGCACTCATGCAACAGCAGTCTGTTGAGTTTCCCGAAGAGCACACTTTGCTGGTGAACACAGCACATCCATTGATTCAAAACCTGGCAACCCTTAGCAAGGGTGCAGTAGTGCAAACGGGTGGACAATCGCCTTCCCAAGAGCTAGCTGATTTGATTTGCCATCATGTATATGACCTGGCACTGATGGCACAGAAAGGTTTCGATGCAGAAGGAATGAAAGCGTTTCTTGATCGCTCCAATCAAGTTCTGACTCGTCTGGCAGAACGTGCAATTGCTTAATTTCGTAACTTAATCTCAATACATTACTTAATCTCAACAGATTGACGTAGGAAATCGCGATCGCTCTCTCAAACGGGGGCGATCGTTTTTGTAAGCATCTATCGAAACAACAAGATTCAAATCTATAGAAAAGTCTTTTAGTTGAGTAAGTCATTGTTGAAACATGCCACATTAAAAATAAGTCAGTATCGACAAGATGATGCAATGTGAATGCTTGGTGCAGAGTCAAACAGGAAGTCCTGAATCAGTTGTTAGCATCAAATTAGAGAATGACTATCAATCATTCCCAATTGATGATTAACAAATGCAAACGAATGTTCAACGAATCCAAAGAAGTGTTGCAAACCTGCAACTTTCTTGAGTTGTGTTTGGTGTGCTGTTTAATCAATGACGAACTTAAAGTTCTGCAAAGGAGCTTTCATGAGGATTGCGATCGCAAAAGAAATCGAAGCGGGAGAGCGGCGTGTAGCCCTCATCCCAGATACAGTGAGTCGGTTAGTAAAACAAGGGTTTGAGGTTTGGGTTGAAAGTGGGGCAGGAGAATCCGCTTATTTCTCAAATGATGCGTATATTCAAGCAGGGGCAATCATCGTTTCTACCCCTGAAACAGCCTTCAGCGCAGACTTAGTGCTGAAGGTAAAGCCACCCCAATTGCGAGAGGATGGACACCATGAAGCTGATTTACTCAAGTCAGGATCAACGCTGATTAGCTTTTTAGATCCCCTTGGCAATCCCAGACTATGCCAGCATTTAGCCGATCGTCATGTCACAGCACTGGCAATGGAAATGATCCCGCGCATCAGTCGAGCACAAAGTATGGATGCGTTGTCGTCGCAAGCCTCTGTTGCTGGATATAAAGCCGTGCTGATTGCCGCGTCTGCCTGTCCCAAGTTCTTTCCCATGTTGACAACAGCTGCTGGCACGATCGCCCCTGCCAAAGTATTCGTGATTGGGGCTGGTGTTGCCGGACTGCAAGCGATCGCTACCGCTCGCCGCCTGGGGGCAGTGGTGGAAGCCTTTGATATTCGCCCTGCAGTCAAAGAAGAAGTGCAAAGCTTAGGAGCCAGATTTGTTGAAGTAACCCTGGAAGAGGAAACAGTTGCGGCAGGCGGCTATGCCAGAGAAGTGTCAGAGGTTGCTAAACAAAAAACGCAGGCAGCAATAGCCGAACACGTCAAACTCTCGGATGTGGTAATTACGACTGCTCAGGTACCTGGTAAAAAAGCACCACTCCTGGTTACTGAAGAAATGATTGCCCAGATGAAACCAGGTGCCGTCATTGTTGATATGGCAGCAGAACAGGGCGGCAACTGTGCTGGGATCGAAGCAGGTAGCCAGATTGTACGGAATGGTGTGACGCTGATTGGTCCAGTCAATTTACCTGCTACTATGCCCGTTCACGCCAGCCAGATGTATGCCAAAAACCTGCTGACACTCGTACAACATCTCATGAAAGACGGGCAATTAACCCTGGATTTTGAGGATGAAATTACCCGTGAGACTTGCGTAGCTCATGCAGGAGCAATTCGCAATCAGCGAGTGCGAGATTTGCTCGAAAGTGCGGTCACCGTTGGAATGTAGGAAGGAGTTTGGTTATGATGGAAGGATTCATCATGGGGCTGGTGGTATTCACCCTGGCGACGTTCATCGGATTTGAAGTAATCAATAAAATTCCACCCACGTTGCACACACCGTTGATGTCAGGTTCCAATGCAATTTCTGGGATCGCTATTGTGGGCGCCTTATTGGTGGCAGGCGATCGCAACTGGCAACTCACCACGATTTTGGGACTGATTAGCGTAGTGTTGGCATCCATCAACGTGGTGGGTGGGTTCTTGGTCACCGATCGAATGCTGCAAATGTTCAAGAAGAAAGAGGTGTGAGTGATGAATGAGTTTTTACCGTCGGTGATTGAACTCAGCTATTTGGTCGCTGCTGCTTTGTTCATCATTGGTTTAAAGAAGCTGGGATCACCTGCTACTGCCCGTCGCGGCAATGCGATCGCGTCTGTGGGAATGTTGATTGCAATTTTGGTGACCTTACTGCACCAAAACGTGTTGAATTACGAGATGATCCTGGTCGCGATCGCGATCGGTTCCGCGATCGGGGCAGTGATGGCATATCGAGTAGAAATGACTGCCATGCCCCAGATGGTCGGTTTACTCAACGGCTTTGGGGGGGCTGCCTCTGCCCTAGTTGCTGTGGGTGAATTTTGGCGTTACATCACCAATTTCGAAACCGTTCCCTTCAGCGAAACATTCACAATTGTCGTAAGCGTGTTAATTGGTGGCATCACCTTCACAGGGAGTTTGCTGGCATTTGTGAAGTTAGAAGGTTGGATTAGTGGTTCGCCAATTACCTTCCCATTTCAACAACCCTTTAACCTCACGCTACTGGTAGCATTTCTGGTCGCCAGTGGTTTTCTGATGATAGATCCACATCAACCAGCCGTGTTTCTAGGCTTGATCGGGATTTCACTCGTGCTGGGAGTTCTTTTTGTATTGCCGATCGGGGGTGCTGATACGCCCGTAGTAATCTCTCTGCTCAACTCCTTCTCTGGTCTAGCTGCCAGTGCTGCCGGATTTGTGCTGATGAACAATATGCTGATCATCGCAGGTGCCTTGGTTGGCGCATCGGGCATTATTTTGACAGAAATCATGTGTAAGGCGATGAACCGATCCCTTGCCAATGTGCTATTTAGCGCCTTTGGTTCGTCTCATGCCGCGTCTAGTGGTGATGCAGCAGGCGTAAGTAGCGATCGCGTCCTGCACCAGATAGACACGGAAGAAGGGGCCATGATGTTAGGTTATGCCAAATCGGTAGTAATTGTACCCGGTTACGGAATGGCCGTTGCCCAAGCCCAGCACGCAGTGCGGGAACTGGCAGATCAGCTAGAACGGTTAGGGGTAGATGTGAAATATGCCATTCACCCAGTTGCCGGACGTATGCCAGGACACATGA is a window of Leptolyngbyaceae cyanobacterium JSC-12 DNA encoding:
- a CDS encoding hypothetical protein (IMG reference gene:2510093986) encodes the protein MLVERWTDEMQDEIAETLKEASRISQENTEVIRQLREESKATYEAIRQYREESKALSICSNAFQQATQWVVNLVFGLLAMVSITTIVTALLRK
- a CDS encoding NAD/NADP transhydrogenase beta subunit (IMG reference gene:2510093992~PFAM: NAD(P) transhydrogenase beta subunit); the protein is MNEFLPSVIELSYLVAAALFIIGLKKLGSPATARRGNAIASVGMLIAILVTLLHQNVLNYEMILVAIAIGSAIGAVMAYRVEMTAMPQMVGLLNGFGGAASALVAVGEFWRYITNFETVPFSETFTIVVSVLIGGITFTGSLLAFVKLEGWISGSPITFPFQQPFNLTLLVAFLVASGFLMIDPHQPAVFLGLIGISLVLGVLFVLPIGGADTPVVISLLNSFSGLAASAAGFVLMNNMLIIAGALVGASGIILTEIMCKAMNRSLANVLFSAFGSSHAASSGDAAGVSSDRVLHQIDTEEGAMMLGYAKSVVIVPGYGMAVAQAQHAVRELADQLERLGVDVKYAIHPVAGRMPGHMNVLLAEANVPYPKLHDMEDINPEFDRVDVALVIGANDVVNPAARHDKDSPIYGMPILEVDKAHHTIVIKRSMNPGFSGVENELFYKDKTLMLFGSAKTVVEQLAAAVKEF
- a CDS encoding NAD/NADP transhydrogenase alpha subunit (IMG reference gene:2510093990~PFAM: Alanine dehydrogenase/PNT, C-terminal domain; Alanine dehydrogenase/PNT, N-terminal domain~TIGRFAM: NAD(P) transhydrogenase, alpha subunit), whose amino-acid sequence is MRIAIAKEIEAGERRVALIPDTVSRLVKQGFEVWVESGAGESAYFSNDAYIQAGAIIVSTPETAFSADLVLKVKPPQLREDGHHEADLLKSGSTLISFLDPLGNPRLCQHLADRHVTALAMEMIPRISRAQSMDALSSQASVAGYKAVLIAASACPKFFPMLTTAAGTIAPAKVFVIGAGVAGLQAIATARRLGAVVEAFDIRPAVKEEVQSLGARFVEVTLEEETVAAGGYAREVSEVAKQKTQAAIAEHVKLSDVVITTAQVPGKKAPLLVTEEMIAQMKPGAVIVDMAAEQGGNCAGIEAGSQIVRNGVTLIGPVNLPATMPVHASQMYAKNLLTLVQHLMKDGQLTLDFEDEITRETCVAHAGAIRNQRVRDLLESAVTVGM
- a CDS encoding molecular chaperone of HSP90 family (IMG reference gene:2510093989~PFAM: Histidine kinase-, DNA gyrase B-, and HSP90-like ATPase; Hsp90 protein), translating into MTTVLEKGNISIHTENIFPIIKKWLYSDHEIFLRELVSNAVDAIQKLKMVSHSGEYSGDLGDPEIVITLDKEAKTLSVSDTGIGMTADEVKKYINQVAFSSAEEFVEKYKANTDQQIIGHFGLGFYSSFMVASRVEIDTLSYQVGAQAVHWSCDGTTEFELTDSARSTRGTTVTLHLMDEEQEYLEPYRVRSLITKYCDFMPFPIKLAVKEPPKAEEAKEGEPPTESKAPEQINRQKAPWKESPNSLSKEDYLEFYRYLYPFQEEPLLWVHLNTDYPFVVNGILYFPKLKPDVDVTKGQIKLFCNQVFVSDNCEEVIPKFLLPLRGVIDSVDIPLNVSRSFLQNDRTVRRIADYIAKKVGDRLKELYRDDRDQYVRSWQDLGTFVKFGSMNDDKFKKQVEDILIYRTTWAGSTESGESPKVEVQSTEGDVWQDVSSSSSSTSSSSSTSPTYTTLKEYLERNKTRHENRVFYCNDEVTQATYVELHKQQGLEVLFMDSFIDTHFISFLEREYPEVKFSRVDADLDDTLIDKEKDSEIVDPATNKTRSETIKELFEKSLNKPKVTIRTEALKASDDAPPAVVLLPENLRRMREMMALMQQQSVEFPEEHTLLVNTAHPLIQNLATLSKGAVVQTGGQSPSQELADLICHHVYDLALMAQKGFDAEGMKAFLDRSNQVLTRLAERAIA
- a CDS encoding hypothetical protein (IMG reference gene:2510093991): MMEGFIMGLVVFTLATFIGFEVINKIPPTLHTPLMSGSNAISGIAIVGALLVAGDRNWQLTTILGLISVVLASINVVGGFLVTDRMLQMFKKKEV
- a CDS encoding Mg-protoporphyrin IX methyltransferase (IMG reference gene:2510093987~PFAM: Magnesium-protoporphyrin IX methyltransferase C-terminus~TIGRFAM: magnesium protoporphyrin O-methyltransferase) encodes the protein MTALDDKTIVREYFNTKGFDRWRNIYGDGEVNKVQLDIRVGHQQTVDTLLSWFNDDGNLSQLTVCDAGCGVGSLSIPLAKAGATVFASDISEKMVGEARSRATEVLGNANNLTFTVQDLETISGKYHTVVCLDVLIHYPQDKAAEMIQHLSSLAESRLILSFAPKTVFYQVLKKVGDFFPGPSKATRAYLHSERDVVRILETQGWKIARSTMTKTRFYFSRMLEATR
- a CDS encoding putative small membrane protein (IMG reference gene:2510093988~PFAM: Protein of unknown function (DUF423)), producing the protein MAQIFLTIAAILGALSVGTGAFGAHALRAQISDRTLEIFETGVRYQMYHALALLSVGILLSRAEQIPPTLPFSGFAFIIGIVLFSGSLYALSLSGVKWLGAITPLGGAFFIIGWACLAIATFQYK